The following proteins are encoded in a genomic region of Methanomicrobia archaeon:
- a CDS encoding PEF-CTERM sorting domain-containing protein: MKLRGTFISIIVVAALVASLSLTFANSTGNEPPTNNPWDYPYIDECADAYDVEFCNNHMIEFLGVEATNGGVTWYYRVTNYNEAAYPEISHWITFWCMPDKLIDGEPQPVYYQDEINPANSIVGVKFDEVNIGKGVPTLFWFTLSGNYYLSNNDLAVKFGTNEYLGKIWGPYCGPEIPEFSTIALPALSLVGLFAFFSYRKKKQ; this comes from the coding sequence GTGAAACTCAGAGGAACGTTTATATCGATAATCGTTGTAGCTGCGTTAGTTGCTTCGCTATCTTTGACATTTGCTAATAGTACCGGCAATGAACCACCAACTAACAATCCTTGGGATTATCCTTATATTGATGAGTGTGCAGACGCATACGACGTAGAGTTTTGCAACAATCATATGATAGAGTTTCTGGGTGTTGAAGCTACTAACGGAGGAGTGACCTGGTATTACAGAGTGACCAACTATAATGAAGCAGCGTACCCCGAGATCAGTCACTGGATCACCTTTTGGTGCATGCCAGACAAGCTTATTGATGGTGAACCTCAACCCGTATATTACCAAGATGAAATCAATCCCGCGAACTCAATAGTAGGCGTAAAATTCGATGAAGTAAACATCGGTAAGGGAGTACCCACACTCTTTTGGTTTACATTGAGTGGCAATTATTACCTATCCAACAATGACCTTGCTGTGAAATTTGGAACTAACGAATATCTGGGGAAAATATGGGGACCGTACTGTGGTCCAGAGATCCCGGAATTCTCAACGATTGCACTACCCGCACTGTCACTCGTAGGACTCTTTGCGTTCTTCAGCTACCGCAAGAAGAAACAATAA
- a CDS encoding DUF1616 domain-containing protein gives MAKLTRYHLFAALTCAYAAFLFYLSSRSTLPGLDEFAFLYGLVDYLKEVGLEVLMYPFYVAYLYPDKIAHVLLYLVFGLLLHLAFRTSRSVMVSTRPALFAVLAGLLFGVTDELHQFFVPGRSMSALDLGADLTGLLLAQVLIFFVGLLRFLKGEHLLPRVSCAACRAPRRTAEKPSALKRALIIAVICLILIVGGILIYAKVTIDDEPYTALYIMGAGGKADTYPKAVHLLEPSTISVVIENYERAPVTYTLQVLLDGYQLHEEQIRLSHGETWKDAVQFTPRHVSQHAKLEFLLFKDGSFTSPYRSVHFWVESVINPANLAALSGYALTELPVLANSDMELDSNWQFMRTGELFRGHYTKFYQMVEDATVSGYVLDNRTGVAIGNARIHVTNRYGIERTNITDETGFYEFQLMPDFYWRDITAREYQKLETAFELTADEPLVRNLGLEPIIAHNRTVAELSGINETIPVLPPELLPAAVSTVSGYVLYNATPLSGVTVVVSDRDQYDKSALTASTGYFELDVIPGRLWLDVLPAGYLATATEFSTGDGQRVTLEVALDAYPASTYQLDIPSGTAIATGALGGIYQEFESAEGLATLSFTVADSYRTTRSVGYLSMQAVVNDLVVWEDDVAGDDGWQDVRIPVMLDNGTNRVTLRVYAKQDATSFPLTVWWDSVRLEPLAVLLNEPETSFAIFDMNGTEQHYHPTRLHLGVPAAVLARIDNNEHRPMTYILQVRLDGAVLSSQEVFVEDGVRWEQPLAFVPDRLGALLKLEFLLFSDHVDEEPYKSFQLKVSSEVDHTNTGILSNYVVSPLPALLNAEFDTADGWRYSGTAADFAGGLTDAVYLSPWTSYELRYPGRTRLEAGASAGIYQDFTVTRYPATVVIACSVQDSYTSDRAGPFVKQVLLNDVVIWEDNVAGDAAWQQVKLPVTLRAKQNSLMLRVYAERSSSDFPITVWWDDVRIEPITALLEESLPASFAILDAAGREDTYPTALYLGEPMAFLARVEHHDRAEQEYLLQLRFEGRVLQTRSKWLKQGETWEQPLTFTSDRVGSTQQLEFLLFKSRVSEKPYRFIALSVSTALNLNTLEPLVRYGLEPLPVVDNGDMRSIGWWTFASRGHFDSALYAHENTSPPFSYGMTQRGRLTSGDYAALSQDVYVANDGVAVLSFTVRDTYETTSAEGKKLIKQVLVNDEVVWSDDVSGRDAGYTGWVVEEFVGPYWIWNEHIKTREAFNDWVQSRYDWWEAEWIKRTVPRVKSGWRLVEVPVYLTAGDTTVTLRVYAAESVEYLDVTVYWDDVAFTPIGDLVQVGDRTRLRRYR, from the coding sequence ATGGCGAAGCTGACCAGATACCACCTGTTCGCTGCTTTGACCTGTGCGTATGCGGCGTTTCTCTTTTACCTCTCCTCTCGTTCTACTCTTCCGGGGCTCGATGAGTTCGCGTTCCTGTACGGATTGGTGGACTATCTCAAGGAAGTGGGGCTTGAGGTGCTCATGTATCCTTTTTATGTCGCGTACCTCTATCCGGACAAGATTGCGCACGTTCTGCTGTATCTGGTCTTCGGGCTGCTGCTGCACCTGGCATTCCGCACGTCTCGTAGTGTTATGGTGAGCACCCGGCCGGCGCTTTTCGCGGTGCTCGCCGGCCTGCTCTTTGGTGTCACGGACGAGCTGCACCAGTTTTTTGTGCCCGGCCGGAGCATGAGTGCGCTGGACCTCGGTGCGGATCTCACCGGTCTGCTTCTGGCGCAGGTGCTCATCTTCTTCGTTGGTCTTCTGCGATTCCTCAAGGGGGAGCATCTGTTACCACGCGTCTCCTGCGCAGCGTGCCGGGCACCCCGGCGAACCGCTGAGAAGCCGAGCGCATTAAAACGCGCGCTCATCATTGCGGTGATCTGCTTGATCCTTATTGTAGGCGGGATACTGATCTATGCGAAGGTCACCATCGATGATGAGCCGTACACCGCGTTATATATCATGGGCGCGGGCGGCAAGGCGGATACCTATCCGAAAGCGGTGCACCTGCTGGAGCCCAGCACGATCAGTGTGGTCATCGAGAACTATGAGCGTGCCCCGGTGACGTATACGCTGCAGGTGCTGCTGGACGGCTATCAGCTGCATGAAGAGCAGATCCGCCTGTCACACGGTGAGACCTGGAAAGATGCCGTGCAGTTCACGCCGCGGCACGTGTCGCAGCACGCGAAGCTGGAGTTCCTGCTCTTCAAGGACGGCTCTTTCACCAGCCCGTATCGGTCGGTGCACTTCTGGGTTGAGTCAGTGATCAACCCGGCCAATCTGGCAGCGTTGAGTGGCTATGCGCTCACGGAGCTGCCGGTGCTCGCGAATTCGGACATGGAGCTGGACTCGAACTGGCAGTTTATGAGGACCGGGGAGCTTTTCCGGGGGCATTACACGAAGTTCTACCAGATGGTGGAGGATGCGACGGTCAGTGGCTACGTGCTTGATAACCGCACGGGAGTGGCGATCGGGAACGCCCGGATCCACGTGACGAACCGTTACGGGATCGAGCGGACGAACATCACGGACGAAACCGGTTTTTATGAGTTCCAGCTCATGCCGGACTTTTACTGGCGCGATATCACTGCGCGCGAGTACCAGAAGCTGGAGACGGCGTTCGAGCTGACAGCGGATGAGCCGCTGGTACGCAACCTGGGTCTCGAACCGATCATCGCGCATAACCGGACCGTTGCGGAACTGTCGGGGATCAACGAGACGATACCAGTGTTACCGCCCGAGCTGTTGCCGGCAGCGGTCTCCACGGTGAGCGGGTATGTCCTTTATAATGCGACGCCCCTGAGTGGTGTGACGGTGGTGGTCAGTGACCGCGACCAGTACGATAAGTCCGCGCTGACGGCTAGCACGGGCTACTTCGAACTGGATGTAATCCCGGGGCGGTTATGGCTGGACGTGCTTCCTGCTGGATACCTGGCAACCGCTACTGAGTTCAGTACAGGTGACGGGCAGCGGGTAACGCTCGAGGTGGCACTCGATGCATATCCGGCGAGCACGTATCAACTCGATATTCCCTCGGGCACCGCGATAGCCACGGGTGCTCTGGGCGGTATTTATCAGGAGTTCGAGTCTGCGGAAGGTCTTGCCACGCTCTCGTTCACGGTCGCCGATTCTTACCGTACAACCCGGAGCGTGGGGTACCTCTCCATGCAGGCGGTGGTGAATGATCTGGTGGTCTGGGAGGACGATGTTGCGGGCGATGACGGCTGGCAGGACGTCCGGATCCCCGTGATGCTCGATAATGGCACGAACCGCGTCACGCTGCGGGTGTATGCGAAGCAAGATGCGACCAGCTTTCCGCTGACCGTCTGGTGGGATAGCGTGCGCCTGGAGCCGTTGGCGGTGCTCTTGAACGAGCCGGAGACCTCATTCGCGATATTCGATATGAACGGCACGGAGCAGCATTACCACCCCACGAGGCTCCATCTGGGTGTGCCTGCGGCGGTACTGGCGCGTATCGATAATAACGAGCACCGACCAATGACCTATATCCTGCAGGTGCGACTCGATGGCGCGGTGCTCAGCAGCCAGGAGGTGTTCGTGGAGGATGGCGTCCGGTGGGAGCAGCCACTTGCATTCGTGCCCGACCGGCTTGGCGCGCTTTTAAAGCTGGAGTTTCTGCTGTTCTCAGATCACGTAGACGAGGAGCCGTATAAGTCGTTCCAGCTCAAGGTCTCCTCGGAGGTTGATCACACGAATACGGGCATACTCTCGAATTACGTGGTATCGCCGTTACCTGCACTCCTTAATGCCGAGTTCGACACAGCAGACGGGTGGCGCTATTCAGGGACCGCAGCGGACTTCGCCGGTGGGTTAACGGACGCGGTATACTTATCGCCCTGGACTTCGTATGAACTCCGCTATCCCGGCCGGACGCGTCTGGAAGCAGGCGCTTCTGCGGGTATTTACCAGGACTTCACGGTTACGCGCTATCCTGCTACGGTCGTTATCGCCTGCAGCGTGCAGGATTCTTATACCAGTGACCGTGCGGGCCCGTTTGTGAAGCAGGTGCTGCTGAATGACGTGGTGATCTGGGAGGATAACGTTGCGGGTGACGCTGCGTGGCAGCAGGTGAAGCTACCGGTGACGCTGCGTGCGAAGCAGAACAGCCTGATGCTGCGGGTGTATGCGGAACGATCGAGCTCAGACTTCCCGATCACGGTCTGGTGGGATGATGTGCGGATCGAGCCGATCACCGCACTTCTCGAGGAATCGCTACCCGCCTCGTTCGCCATTCTTGATGCGGCAGGCAGGGAGGATACGTACCCCACCGCGTTGTATCTCGGCGAGCCGATGGCGTTTCTCGCGCGGGTAGAGCACCATGATCGCGCGGAACAGGAGTATCTGCTCCAGCTGCGATTTGAAGGCCGTGTACTTCAGACGAGGAGCAAATGGCTGAAGCAGGGTGAAACATGGGAGCAACCGCTGACCTTCACTTCTGATAGGGTCGGCAGTACCCAGCAGCTCGAATTCCTGCTCTTCAAGAGCCGCGTGAGTGAGAAGCCTTACCGCTTTATCGCGCTTTCGGTCTCGACCGCGCTCAATCTCAATACTTTAGAGCCGCTGGTGCGGTACGGCCTCGAGCCGTTGCCCGTGGTGGATAACGGTGATATGCGCTCGATCGGGTGGTGGACGTTTGCGTCCCGCGGCCATTTTGACAGCGCGCTGTACGCGCACGAAAATACCTCACCACCGTTCTCCTATGGCATGACGCAGCGTGGCCGGCTGACGAGCGGCGATTATGCCGCGCTGAGTCAGGACGTTTATGTGGCGAATGACGGTGTTGCGGTTTTATCGTTCACGGTCCGCGATACGTATGAAACGACCTCGGCTGAAGGTAAGAAGCTGATCAAGCAGGTGCTCGTGAATGACGAGGTCGTCTGGTCAGATGACGTTTCAGGGCGCGATGCGGGCTATACCGGCTGGGTGGTGGAGGAGTTTGTGGGCCCGTACTGGATCTGGAATGAGCATATCAAGACCCGTGAAGCTTTTAATGACTGGGTGCAGTCACGATACGACTGGTGGGAAGCTGAGTGGATCAAGCGTACCGTGCCACGGGTGAAATCGGGCTGGCGCCTGGTTGAGGTTCCCGTGTACCTCACCGCGGGCGATACGACCGTGACCCTGCGCGTTTATGCTGCGGAATCGGTGGAGTATCTCGATGTGACGGTTTACTGGGACGATGTGGCGTTCACGCCGATCGGTGATCTGGTGCAGGTGGGAGATCGTACCAGATTGCGGCGCTACAGATAG
- the artC gene encoding archaeosortase C yields MATARETGKNVNKSQKLLLVLFLIFIIAGFIELTYGSAYLGAAFFALSVLMLIKLSTDRRIARKQNNRRILLLLGATLLFADLLYNYYTQSTLQTLDSMVLLLGVSLILASVRNEQVRDIGLFSAYLSSFFIAFFMIIYVVPTRLGIGLPLYYGHYAVLLPVFYVLRLFGLELSLVPDTLGLIDVHGTEFMTLKMDLACFGWYSMFLIISTLLAYSIVLHRFTRRDFIKFLLILTGASYAANFLRVTVLVALGFYYGFDTMMLAHSHLGWVLFAVILLPVLYYLLLSEDYPSADSTNVSGRE; encoded by the coding sequence ATGGCAACAGCCAGAGAAACCGGAAAGAACGTGAATAAAAGCCAGAAACTGCTTCTGGTGCTTTTCCTCATTTTTATCATTGCCGGTTTTATCGAGCTGACCTACGGCTCTGCATACCTGGGAGCAGCTTTTTTCGCGCTCTCTGTGCTCATGCTCATTAAATTGAGCACTGACCGGCGAATCGCCCGAAAACAGAACAACCGGCGTATCCTTCTGCTTCTCGGTGCGACGTTGCTATTCGCCGATCTTCTGTATAACTATTATACACAGTCCACATTACAGACGCTGGATTCAATGGTTTTACTACTTGGTGTATCACTCATACTCGCCAGCGTAAGGAACGAGCAGGTCAGGGATATCGGGCTCTTCAGCGCTTATCTGTCCTCTTTTTTCATTGCTTTCTTCATGATCATCTATGTGGTACCGACGAGACTGGGCATCGGCCTGCCGCTTTACTACGGTCATTATGCTGTTCTGTTACCCGTTTTTTATGTTCTGCGGCTATTCGGGCTGGAGCTCTCTTTAGTACCTGATACGCTGGGACTCATAGACGTTCATGGTACGGAGTTCATGACCTTAAAGATGGATCTAGCCTGTTTCGGGTGGTATTCGATGTTCCTCATTATAAGCACACTGCTGGCGTATTCTATCGTTCTGCATCGTTTTACGCGTCGCGACTTTATAAAATTCCTGCTCATTTTAACCGGCGCTTCGTACGCTGCTAATTTCTTACGCGTTACGGTATTAGTGGCGCTCGGTTTTTATTACGGTTTTGACACGATGATGCTGGCGCATTCACATCTAGGCTGGGTACTCTTTGCCGTCATCTTACTGCCCGTACTGTACTACCTGCTTCTGAGTGAAGACTATCCTTCTGCTGATTCAACGAACGTATCAGGACGGGAATGA
- a CDS encoding DUF1616 domain-containing protein, translated as MGVWRMTQEMDRLIEKTIIIAIILGVVVAAYLIWVASQESYSALYLYPDSYTNYVEAGETISFVYGVQSFETERTRYILLIYVGNELRDTKEFWLDREAIHEETQTITLPEEIDFPLKVQLLLEANGNSYDVHFWLKEKSV; from the coding sequence ATGGGTGTATGGCGCATGACGCAGGAGATGGACAGGCTCATTGAGAAGACTATTATTATTGCGATCATACTCGGCGTGGTGGTAGCTGCGTATCTTATCTGGGTCGCGTCACAGGAGTCATATTCCGCACTCTATCTCTATCCCGACTCGTATACAAATTACGTTGAGGCTGGTGAGACCATCTCATTTGTTTATGGCGTGCAATCCTTTGAAACAGAGCGAACAAGGTATATCTTGCTGATCTACGTGGGCAACGAGTTGCGAGACACAAAGGAATTCTGGCTTGATCGCGAAGCAATTCATGAAGAGACGCAGACCATAACCCTGCCCGAAGAGATTGACTTCCCCCTTAAAGTGCAGCTGCTGCTCGAGGCAAATGGTAACTCATATGACGTCCATTTCTGGTTAAAAGAGAAGTCCGTGTGA